The proteins below are encoded in one region of Rhizobacter sp.:
- a CDS encoding YihY/virulence factor BrkB family protein, which yields MTRLHRLWHRTRHAAVAAPGLGVILLAIRNYVLHQSANQAGSMAFSSVLAMFPLLLLISAGAAYVGQPGDAAALALRVMGYTPPIVREALQPVIDQVLAHRNQALLTIGLVVTLWTASSGMQAVRTALNRAYGIERGLPFWKARIKVTLFTVVVGGGVLLTFSSVIVMPYVWQAIEANVGPGRESLWLQHGVRYGAAFGALTVLYALMYGWLPDIPQRLRTVIPGAIVGAALWVGAAATLSYTLRTAGKLALVYGSFAGVVATLVFLYVGATTLIFGAEVNAVLREKLLAPRTPPDA from the coding sequence ATGACCCGACTGCACAGACTCTGGCACCGCACCCGCCACGCCGCCGTGGCCGCACCGGGCCTCGGCGTGATCCTGCTGGCCATCCGCAACTACGTGCTGCACCAGAGCGCCAACCAGGCCGGCAGCATGGCGTTCTCGTCGGTGCTGGCGATGTTCCCGCTGCTCCTGCTGATCTCGGCGGGCGCGGCCTACGTCGGCCAGCCGGGTGACGCCGCGGCGCTGGCCTTGCGCGTGATGGGCTACACGCCACCCATCGTGCGCGAGGCGCTGCAGCCGGTCATCGACCAGGTGCTCGCGCATCGCAACCAGGCCCTGCTCACCATCGGCCTCGTGGTCACGCTGTGGACGGCCTCCTCGGGCATGCAGGCGGTGCGCACCGCGCTCAACCGCGCCTACGGCATCGAGCGCGGCCTTCCCTTCTGGAAGGCGCGCATCAAGGTCACGCTCTTCACGGTGGTGGTCGGCGGCGGGGTGCTGCTCACCTTCAGCTCGGTGATCGTCATGCCCTACGTGTGGCAGGCGATCGAAGCCAACGTAGGCCCGGGGCGCGAGAGCCTCTGGCTCCAGCACGGCGTGCGCTATGGCGCCGCCTTCGGCGCACTGACCGTGCTCTACGCGCTGATGTACGGCTGGCTGCCCGACATCCCGCAGCGCCTGCGCACCGTCATCCCCGGGGCCATCGTCGGCGCGGCGCTGTGGGTGGGCGCGGCGGCCACGCTGTCGTACACGCTGCGCACGGCCGGCAAGCTGGCGCTGGTGTACGGCAGTTTTGCCGGGGTGGTCGCCACGCTTGTCTTCCTCTATGTGGGCGCGACGACGCTCATCTTCGGCGCCGAGGTCAACGCCGTGCTGCGCGAGAAGCTGCTCGCCCCGCGAACGCCGCCCGACGCCTGA
- a CDS encoding DNA-3-methyladenine glycosylase — protein sequence MTASATARQRPGAIDFAAPSADVAQALIGAVLLVDGIGGRIVETEAYDADDPASHSFSGPTARNATMFGPPGHAYVYRSYGLHWCLNFVCREAGHGAGVLIRALEPTHGLATMRQRRGVLDDRLLCAGPGRVGEALAITREAHDGLPLDRPPFELQPSSAPAEVVVGVRIGISKAKDAPWRFGLRGSRFVSRRFL from the coding sequence ATGACCGCGAGCGCCACCGCGCGGCAGCGCCCCGGCGCCATCGACTTCGCCGCGCCGTCGGCGGACGTGGCCCAAGCGCTCATCGGCGCCGTGCTGCTGGTCGACGGCATCGGTGGCCGCATCGTCGAAACCGAAGCCTATGACGCCGACGACCCGGCTTCGCACAGCTTCAGCGGCCCCACGGCACGCAACGCCACGATGTTCGGCCCGCCCGGCCATGCCTACGTGTACCGCTCCTACGGCCTCCACTGGTGCCTCAATTTCGTGTGCCGCGAGGCCGGGCACGGCGCGGGGGTGTTGATCCGCGCCCTCGAGCCCACGCACGGCCTGGCCACGATGCGACAGCGCCGCGGCGTGCTCGACGACCGGCTGCTGTGCGCGGGGCCGGGGCGCGTGGGCGAGGCGTTGGCCATCACCCGTGAAGCGCACGACGGCCTGCCGCTCGACCGCCCGCCCTTCGAGCTGCAGCCGTCATCGGCGCCGGCCGAGGTGGTGGTCGGCGTGCGCATCGGCATCTCGAAGGCGAAAGACGCGCCCTGGCGCTTCGGCCTGCGCGGCTCGCGCTTCGTGAGCCGGCGTTTCTTGTGA
- a CDS encoding chloride channel protein, whose translation MSTEPRFLHNVRREFADWRLWVARAVVIAMAACAGLTIVGFTWLTEKLLGTFHALAAIAWWLPLVWTPLCAATVVWLIRRSFAGAAGSGIPSVIAALDSSVDAGNRGLFVSVKLAVAKMLLTAAGLLGGLSIGREGPSVQIAAGIMLGAKRWLPARSAVTEHGLLVAGGAAGVAATFNTPLAGVMFAIEGLSRAPEHRNSGLIIAGIVLAGLVAVSILGPGNYFGAIVVPHIGLDAVLPGLMIALCCGAAGGLLSRLLIQSLSGRPAGRITAFRQQRPVAFAAACGLVVALIGVATHGATFGSGYTHTRGLLDGAGSTDSTPGIFVLFKLLATWVSAWSGVSGGVFAPALAIGASLGHDIGVLMSYPHAPAMIALGMAGFLAATTQTPLTSFIIVMEMVDGHAMVLSLMACSLVASAVSKTLSRPLYTSLADVQLTRLPPAAPANPPEKSPA comes from the coding sequence ATGAGCACCGAGCCGCGCTTCCTGCACAACGTGCGCCGCGAGTTCGCCGACTGGCGGCTCTGGGTCGCCCGCGCCGTGGTCATCGCGATGGCGGCCTGCGCCGGGCTCACGATCGTCGGCTTCACCTGGCTCACCGAGAAATTGCTCGGCACCTTCCACGCCCTCGCGGCCATCGCCTGGTGGCTGCCGCTGGTGTGGACGCCGCTGTGCGCCGCGACCGTGGTGTGGCTGATCCGGCGCAGCTTCGCGGGCGCGGCCGGCTCGGGCATCCCGAGCGTGATCGCGGCGCTCGACTCGTCGGTCGACGCCGGCAACCGCGGCCTTTTCGTCTCGGTGAAGCTCGCGGTGGCCAAGATGCTGCTCACGGCGGCCGGCCTGCTGGGCGGTTTGTCGATCGGGCGCGAAGGTCCGTCGGTGCAGATCGCCGCCGGCATCATGCTCGGCGCCAAACGCTGGCTGCCCGCGCGCTCGGCCGTCACCGAGCACGGGCTGCTCGTGGCCGGTGGCGCAGCCGGCGTGGCGGCCACCTTCAACACGCCGCTGGCCGGCGTGATGTTCGCCATCGAAGGCCTGTCGCGTGCGCCCGAGCACCGCAACAGCGGCCTCATCATCGCGGGCATCGTGCTGGCCGGTCTGGTGGCGGTGTCCATCCTCGGGCCGGGCAACTATTTCGGTGCCATCGTCGTGCCGCACATCGGGCTCGACGCCGTGCTGCCCGGTCTCATGATCGCGCTGTGCTGCGGCGCGGCGGGTGGGCTGCTGTCGCGCCTGCTCATCCAGTCGCTCTCGGGCCGGCCGGCGGGGCGGATCACGGCCTTTCGCCAGCAGCGCCCGGTGGCGTTTGCCGCGGCCTGCGGCCTGGTGGTGGCACTCATCGGCGTTGCCACGCACGGCGCCACCTTCGGCAGCGGCTACACCCACACGCGCGGGCTGCTCGACGGGGCCGGTTCCACCGATTCCACCCCCGGCATCTTCGTGCTCTTCAAGCTGCTGGCCACCTGGGTGTCGGCCTGGTCGGGCGTGTCGGGCGGCGTGTTTGCCCCGGCACTCGCCATCGGCGCCTCGCTCGGCCACGACATCGGCGTGCTCATGAGCTACCCGCACGCGCCCGCGATGATCGCGCTCGGCATGGCCGGCTTCCTGGCCGCCACCACGCAGACGCCGCTCACCTCGTTCATCATCGTGATGGAGATGGTCGACGGCCATGCGATGGTGCTGAGCCTCATGGCCTGCTCGCTCGTGGCGAGCGCCGTCTCGAAGACGCTCAGCCGCCCGCTTTACACGAGCCTGGCCGACGTGCAGCTCACCCGCCTGCCGCCTGCGGCGCCTGCAAACCCGCCTGAGAAGTCGCCCGCATGA
- a CDS encoding MarR family transcriptional regulator yields MATRKRASRSPTPDTSGAIGDHASAARVLRQFRQVFNAVKTHFQQVEKKTGVGGAQLWALSIIRSNPGIGVNALAEAMDVHQSTASNLVKTLAEREYVAVTKGPVDRRSVQLKVLPAGTRLLNKAPGPFTGVLPDALAQLQPETLVRLELDLAELLARLNPDENAANIPLGQVL; encoded by the coding sequence ATGGCCACCCGCAAGCGCGCATCCCGCTCCCCCACACCCGACACCTCCGGTGCGATCGGCGACCACGCCTCCGCCGCGCGGGTGTTGCGGCAATTCCGCCAGGTGTTCAACGCCGTGAAGACGCATTTCCAGCAGGTCGAGAAGAAGACCGGCGTGGGCGGTGCGCAGCTGTGGGCGCTGAGCATCATCCGCTCCAACCCCGGCATCGGCGTGAACGCGCTGGCCGAGGCGATGGACGTGCACCAGTCGACCGCCAGCAACCTCGTGAAGACGCTGGCCGAGCGCGAGTACGTGGCGGTGACGAAAGGCCCGGTCGACCGGCGCAGCGTGCAGCTCAAGGTGCTGCCGGCCGGCACGCGCCTCCTCAACAAGGCGCCGGGCCCGTTCACCGGGGTGTTGCCCGACGCGCTGGCCCAGCTTCAACCGGAAACGCTGGTGCGGCTGGAGCTCGACCTGGCCGAACTGCTGGCGCGCCTGAACCCGGATGAAAACGCCGCCAACATCCCGCTCGGCCAGGTGCTCTGA
- a CDS encoding OmpA family protein, whose amino-acid sequence MLLAACSSTPTDKASTSATAAPGAAAAGKSGSTNGMGQAASTVRSTTLPAHLDANSALSKEHSVFFAFDDATIGPEDARVIEQHGKYLAAMPTLKVKIEGNADERGSAEYNLALGQKRAEATLKALKIWGVRDSQMEPISWGEEHPQDKGHDESAYNHNRRADIVYAKP is encoded by the coding sequence ATGCTGCTGGCGGCATGCTCCAGCACACCCACCGACAAGGCCTCGACCTCCGCCACGGCAGCGCCGGGCGCCGCCGCTGCCGGCAAGTCGGGCTCCACCAATGGCATGGGCCAGGCCGCGTCGACGGTGCGTTCCACCACCCTGCCGGCCCACCTCGACGCCAACAGCGCGCTGAGCAAGGAGCACAGCGTGTTCTTCGCCTTCGACGACGCCACGATCGGCCCCGAAGACGCCCGCGTGATCGAGCAGCACGGCAAGTACCTCGCCGCCATGCCCACCCTCAAGGTCAAGATCGAAGGCAACGCCGACGAACGCGGCAGCGCCGAGTACAACCTCGCCCTCGGCCAGAAGCGCGCCGAAGCCACGCTCAAGGCCCTCAAGATCTGGGGCGTGCGCGACTCGCAGATGGAGCCCATCAGCTGGGGCGAAGAGCACCCGCAGGACAAGGGCCACGACGAGTCGGCCTACAACCACAACCGCCGCGCCGACATCGTCTACGCGAAGCCCTGA